A part of Crassostrea angulata isolate pt1a10 chromosome 5, ASM2561291v2, whole genome shotgun sequence genomic DNA contains:
- the LOC128186086 gene encoding uncharacterized protein LOC128186086: protein MVEEPVLPLVEKPTRHMVEEPVLPLVEKPTRHMVEEPVLPLVEKPTRHMLFESKRRFKSGHLSFFLPKRENCGLKGTLPTQCWRVMSKGQLTHLTLQFVGHGFITCLMVCDR from the exons ATGGTAGAGGAACCTGTCCTCCCTTTGGTAGAAAAACCAACACGTCATATGGTAGAGGAACCTGTCCTCCCTTTGGTAGAAAAACCAACACGTCATATGGTAGAGGAACCTGTCCTCCCTTTGGTAGAAAAACCAACACGTCATATGCTCTTTGAATCAAAGAGAAG GTTCAAGAGTGGCCATTTGTccttttttttaccaaaaaggGAAAATTGTGGGCTGAAGGGGACATTGCCCACACAGTGCTGGAGAGTGATGTCAAAGGGACAATTGACCCACCTGACATTACAGTTCGTGGGTCACGGATTTATTACGTGTTTAATG gTTTGTGACAGATGA